The stretch of DNA CCAGGTCAGAGCTGGTTCCGTCCTCACTGATGTCCGGAGGCGTCAGGGTGCTGCCGCTGCCGCCGGTGCCATTCAGGGGGTCCTCGGAGGTGGTGCCCTCACTGGTGCCCTCCTGAATGGGGGCAGGGGGCAGCGCATTCGTGTCCTGGGCGGGGAACTGCACCTCGCCGCTGCCACCGGTGCCCTCGCTCGCCAGGCCGATGCTCGTGGCGACGTTGTCCGTCTTGTTCACCGCGAAGCTGGCGCGAATCTCATCGCCCTCCTTGAAGTCGCTGGCCCGCTTCTGCTCGGTGCTGGTGAACTGCGTGCTCTTGTCGACCTTCAAGGGGATGACGGCGCCGGCGTGTTCGATCCACACGGTCTTGCGGTCGCTCTTCACCACGCGCCCTGTCAGCTCCTGGCTCATGCCGCTCTGGCCCGAGCCGCCGATGGCATCCTTCTGCGAGCCCACCTCCGGCAGGGCGGTGTCCGAGTCACGGCCCACCGCGCCGATGCTCTCCTGCTCGCGGCCTGCCGCCTCGCCCTTCTTCCAGGTGTCACCCGCCAGGGCCGCGCTCGAGCCCATCAGCGCCATGGATGCAAACAGTCCAATCAATTTCCGGGTCATGGTCTCTCTCCTGTGGGTGGGGGGATGGAGGCGAGGGCAAAGAAAAGCCCCCCGCTGAGAAAAACCTAGGGGCGGCCGGGGAAGACGACAGGCCCGCGCGGCCTGCCTCGCGTGCACGCTTGCTGGACGGCCGTCGCTTGGAGCCCCCGTTGCCCGGGTTTTCCGGTGGCTTGAGTCCAGAGGGGGTTTTCACCTAGCGTGGTGGTGTCCTTTCGCGCCTGCCGTCTGGCGGGCGCCCCGTCAGGAGACCTTTCTCACGATGCCTCCTCCTTCCAAGCCGCAGACCGCCCCCGCGCAAGAGCCGCTTCCCACCCCCACCTACCCGGCCATCGAGGGGTTCATCGAGCGGGCGTCCGCCGAGGAAGTGCAGTCCTTCTTCTCGCCCATCAAGGAAGAGCTCAGCACCCTCAAGGGCCCCAAGGCCGAGCAGGGCAAGAAGGTCCAGACGGCCCTGGCCAGCGCCGAGGAATTGCTGGGCCTGCTGCTGGAAACCCGCGAGCGCCTGATCGCCGAGGCGCAGGGCGCCAAGGGCCGCCGCTAGCGCGGCAACCGTCTGGATTTCCTGGCCTTTCCGGGCGGTGGCCACAAACCGTCCGGGGCGAGGCAACCCCGGCGCCGATTCACCGATAATCCTTTGTGTGAGCGTCGGACTGGCCGGGCTCTACCCCTTTCTTTGATTCGCGTCCTGGAGGAAAAATGAAGATCGACGGCAACATGATGGGTCCCCGGATGTCCACCAACCTGACGGTGAACAAGCAGACCCCGAACAACGAGTTTGGTCACCGCGTGCAGGCGGGCCTGAACGCGGCGGCGGGCGCGGTGTCCAGCGGCGTCGGCATGGCCACCAGCATGATTCCGGGCGGGGGCATCGTGTCCGCCGCGGTCTCCTCGGTGAACACCTTCGCCTCGGGCGCCACCGGCTCTGCGGGCACCCCGTACGCGGGCGCGGTTCCCGGCGGCGTGACGGGTGGGGCGCCGGGCGGCGTCACCGGCGGCGTTCCTTCCGTGAACACCACGGTGGGCACTGGCGGCGTGGGCATCCCGGGCACGGCGACCACGGGCGGCCCGAACTACCTGGGCGGCTCCTCCGGCAGCGTGGGCAGCGAGTTCAACGGTGAGCTCTCCAGCATGTTCACCCAGCAGAAGGAACTGCTGAAGCTCCAGACCCAGATGCAGAACGAGCAGCAGCGCTACCAGGCCATCTCCAACGTGCTGAAGTCGCGCCACGAGTCGGCCAAGAACTCGATCGGCAACATCCGCTAGACTCTGGCGGCAATATCGGGTCGGATCTCGGGAGGGCGGCCGTTGTGCCGCCCTCTTGTCTTCTGGGCCTGACCAAGGAGAAGGACGTTCATGGCGGAGTCTGCGTCGGAGATCTCGGGCAGTCTGGTTCCCCTTGCCAAGCAGCAGGCGATGGTCCTGCTGGAGTCCGGCTATGTCTGGATGGACATGGGCAAGTTCGACAAGGCCAAGGACGTCTTCGCGGGTGCCGCCACGCTGATGCCCAAGAGCGAGGTGCCCCAGCTGGCGCTCGGGGCGCTGGAGTTCGCGCAGGGGCGCCACGACAAGGCCTTGCAGGCCTACCGGGCAGCCCAGCGGTTGGCGCCTCAGTCGGCCCTGCCGCGCGCGCACGCTGGAG from Stigmatella aurantiaca encodes:
- a CDS encoding tetratricopeptide repeat protein, which encodes MAESASEISGSLVPLAKQQAMVLLESGYVWMDMGKFDKAKDVFAGAATLMPKSEVPQLALGALEFAQGRHDKALQAYRAAQRLAPQSALPRAHAGEALLFMGKVPEAVKELKAAMDLEPDSDGARLAQALMDAKEAGILPPAKK